The proteins below come from a single Cyanobacterium stanieri LEGE 03274 genomic window:
- a CDS encoding P-II family nitrogen regulator: MTQKANKLVIVTEKLLLKKIAKIIDKAGATGYTVVAAGGKGSRNVRSSGQPTVSDTYSNIKIEVLTPSREIALKISDEVAENFFEDYSGIIYICEAEVLHAHIF, translated from the coding sequence ATGACTCAAAAAGCTAATAAACTTGTCATCGTAACAGAAAAACTGCTACTAAAAAAAATCGCTAAGATTATCGACAAAGCAGGGGCAACAGGATATACCGTAGTGGCCGCTGGTGGTAAGGGTAGTCGTAATGTGCGCTCCTCTGGGCAACCTACTGTTTCTGACACTTATTCTAATATCAAAATTGAAGTGCTTACTCCTAGTAGGGAAATAGCTTTAAAAATTTCCGATGAAGTGGCGGAAAACTTTTTTGAGGATTACTCAGGTATCATCTACATTTGTGAAGCTGAAGTTTTACACGCTCACATCTTCTAG
- a CDS encoding sodium-dependent bicarbonate transport family permease translates to MDFLSGFFTGFLGQLQSPTLGFLIGGMIVAACNSQLQIPDAVYKFIVFMLLIKVGLSGGIAIRNANLAEMLLPAAFAVAVGLIIVFIGRYTLAKLPNVKVVDAIATAGLFGAVSGSTLAAALTLLEEQGIEYEAWAAALYPFMDIPALVGAIVLASIYTRKQRESFKEEFPSKQPVAAGDYAGEDNYPTTRQEYLNMQHGGASKKVEIWPIVKESLQGSALSALLLGLALGLLTRPESVYESFFNPLFRGLLSILMLVMGMEATARLGELRKVAQWYAVYAFIAPLLHGFIAFGFGMIAHALTGFSLGGVVILSVIAASSSDISGPPTLRAGIPSANPSAYIGASTAVGTPVAIAIGIPLYIGLAQAFMGG, encoded by the coding sequence GTGGATTTTTTATCAGGTTTTTTCACGGGTTTTTTGGGGCAGTTACAGTCTCCGACTCTGGGATTTTTGATTGGTGGGATGATTGTGGCGGCTTGTAATAGTCAATTACAAATTCCCGATGCGGTGTATAAGTTCATCGTTTTTATGCTACTGATTAAGGTGGGTTTGAGCGGGGGAATTGCTATTCGTAACGCTAATTTAGCTGAGATGTTATTACCTGCGGCGTTTGCGGTGGCTGTAGGTCTTATTATTGTGTTTATTGGTCGTTACACCCTTGCGAAATTGCCTAATGTGAAGGTTGTAGATGCGATCGCCACGGCTGGTTTATTTGGGGCGGTAAGTGGTTCTACCCTAGCGGCAGCTTTAACTTTACTAGAAGAACAAGGCATTGAATATGAAGCATGGGCAGCGGCACTATATCCATTCATGGATATTCCTGCACTGGTAGGGGCGATCGTTTTGGCCAGTATTTACACCCGCAAACAACGTGAATCCTTCAAAGAAGAATTTCCGAGTAAACAACCCGTGGCAGCGGGAGACTATGCAGGAGAGGACAATTATCCCACCACCCGTCAAGAATATCTTAATATGCAGCATGGTGGTGCTAGTAAAAAAGTAGAAATTTGGCCTATCGTCAAAGAAAGCCTTCAAGGTTCAGCCTTATCAGCTCTATTACTAGGTTTAGCGTTAGGATTGTTAACCCGTCCTGAGAGTGTTTACGAAAGTTTCTTTAATCCTCTTTTCCGTGGTTTACTTTCTATCTTAATGTTGGTAATGGGTATGGAAGCAACCGCAAGACTTGGGGAACTTCGTAAGGTTGCTCAATGGTATGCTGTATATGCTTTTATTGCTCCTTTATTACATGGATTTATTGCCTTCGGTTTTGGTATGATTGCCCATGCTTTAACTGGATTTAGTCTCGGTGGTGTAGTTATCCTATCGGTAATTGCAGCTTCTAGTTCCGACATCTCTGGGCCTCCTACCTTAAGGGCTGGTATTCCTTCAGCTAATCCCTCTGCTTACATCGGTGCTTCTACCGCTGTGGGTACACCAGTGGCGATCGCCATAGGCATACCTCTATATATTGGACTAGCTCAAGCATTTATGGGAGGATAA
- the bicA gene encoding bicarbonate transporter BicA, whose product MQITNKIHFRNVRGDLLGGLTAAIIALPMALAFGIASGAGASAGLWGAVLVGFFAAVFGGTPTLISEPTGPMTVIMTAVIASLTASDPDNGMAMAFTVVMLAGFFQIIFGLLKLGKYVTMMPYTVISGFMTGIGLILVILQIAPFLGQGTPSGGVIGTLQNLPSLIDGIKPLETILAVMTVVILYVVPRRYRQYCPPQLLALVAGTLVSLVFFGDAEISRIGLIPTGLPSLQVPTFGASELRLMIIDGMVLGMLGCIDALLTSVVADSLTRTEHNSNKELIGQGLGNLASGLFGGLPGAGATMGTVVNIQTGASSALSGITRAIILFVVVIWAAPLTANIPLAVLAGIAFKVGVNIIDWGFLKRVHKISWKAAGIVYGVIILTVLVDLMVAVGVGVFIANVMTIDKLSELRSKSVKMVSDADDEIVLNAEEKQVLDLARGRMLLFHLSGPMIFGVAKAIEREHNAVNNYDVLIVDLSEVPILGVTSSLALENAIKEAIDQHNEVIIVGATGKVKNRLETLGLAGLIPPDNWMGDRLYALQQGLAVVRNRQSELYQPAGANLDIEEKI is encoded by the coding sequence ATGCAAATTACTAATAAAATACATTTTCGTAATGTACGGGGAGACTTATTGGGGGGGCTAACTGCTGCCATTATTGCCCTACCCATGGCATTGGCATTTGGTATTGCCTCAGGGGCTGGGGCTAGTGCAGGATTATGGGGCGCTGTATTGGTGGGATTTTTTGCTGCCGTATTTGGTGGCACTCCTACCCTCATTTCTGAACCTACAGGCCCGATGACAGTTATTATGACCGCTGTAATCGCTAGTTTAACCGCCAGTGATCCTGATAATGGCATGGCCATGGCTTTTACGGTGGTAATGTTGGCAGGGTTTTTCCAAATTATTTTTGGCTTACTCAAGCTCGGAAAATACGTTACCATGATGCCCTATACTGTCATTTCTGGCTTTATGACGGGTATTGGTTTAATTTTAGTCATTTTACAAATCGCCCCTTTCTTGGGTCAGGGAACGCCTTCTGGGGGGGTTATTGGTACACTGCAAAATCTTCCTAGTCTTATTGATGGTATTAAACCCCTAGAAACAATTTTGGCGGTCATGACGGTAGTGATTTTATACGTAGTGCCTCGCCGTTATCGTCAATACTGTCCCCCGCAACTTTTGGCTTTGGTGGCTGGTACGTTAGTTTCTTTAGTGTTTTTTGGGGATGCGGAAATTAGCCGTATTGGCTTGATTCCCACTGGTTTACCTAGCTTACAAGTTCCTACCTTTGGGGCTAGTGAGTTAAGGCTTATGATCATTGATGGTATGGTTTTGGGGATGTTGGGTTGTATTGATGCTTTGCTCACTTCTGTGGTGGCTGATAGTTTGACTCGTACAGAACATAATTCTAATAAGGAGTTAATTGGACAAGGTTTAGGAAATTTGGCTTCTGGTTTATTTGGTGGTCTTCCGGGGGCAGGGGCTACCATGGGAACGGTGGTTAATATTCAAACTGGGGCTTCTAGTGCTTTATCTGGTATTACAAGGGCTATCATTTTGTTTGTGGTGGTGATTTGGGCAGCTCCTTTGACGGCAAATATACCTTTGGCGGTGTTAGCAGGAATTGCTTTTAAAGTGGGTGTTAATATTATTGACTGGGGTTTTCTCAAAAGGGTTCACAAAATTTCTTGGAAAGCCGCCGGGATTGTTTATGGGGTAATTATTTTAACGGTATTGGTTGATTTGATGGTGGCTGTGGGTGTTGGGGTGTTTATTGCTAATGTGATGACTATCGATAAATTATCGGAATTACGTTCTAAGTCTGTGAAGATGGTTAGTGATGCTGATGATGAAATTGTTCTTAATGCTGAAGAAAAGCAGGTTTTGGATTTGGCGAGGGGACGAATGTTACTTTTTCATCTCAGCGGCCCGATGATTTTTGGGGTAGCAAAGGCGATCGAAAGGGAGCATAATGCTGTTAATAATTATGATGTGTTAATTGTGGATTTATCAGAAGTTCCTATCTTGGGAGTGACATCTTCTTTGGCTCTGGAAAATGCCATTAAAGAAGCTATCGATCAACATAATGAAGTAATTATTGTTGGGGCAACGGGTAAGGTTAAAAATCGTTTAGAAACCTTGGGTTTGGCTGGACTAATTCCCCCTGATAATTGGATGGGCGATCGCCTTTATGCCTTACAACAAGGGTTAGCAGTGGTCAGAAATCGACAAAGCGAGTTATATCAACCCGCAGGGGCTAATCTTGATATAGAAGAAAAAATATAA
- the gcvP gene encoding aminomethyl-transferring glycine dehydrogenase: protein MLDLDNFGNSYSQSMENDTLSHVQSPLSLRQNNQFKVRHIGIDSPSAKVMLDALSYDSLEELIDQAVPPSIRLNQPLKLPSASSENQALAQLKEIAQQNEVFTNYIGMGYSNCITPPVIQRNILENPNWYTAYTPYQPEIAQGRLEALLNYQTMIIDLTGLEIANASLLDEGTAAAEAMTMSYGVCKNKSNKFFVDRTCHPQTIAVMETRARYLDIELIIADFADFDFNTPIFGALLQYPTTHGTVYDYQGIIDQVHQQKGLVTLACDLMSLALLKSPGELNADIAVGNTQRFGVPLGYGGPHAAYFATKDQYKRQVPGRIVGVSKDVHGKPALRLALQTREQHIRRDKATSNICTAQVLLAVIASAYAVYHGQEGIRGIATTIHNLTKVLGTGLERLGYGLRSHAVFDTVTIDFADNQLVDAIREKAEAQRINFRYDQNVIGISLDETTTLEDVQKIWSIFAPNGNVDFTVKELNTSKFDLPSGFLRKTSYLTETVFNQYHSETELLRYLHRLETKDLSLTTSMIALGSCTMKLNATAEMLPVTWAQFNQIHPFAPISQTKGYQILFAQLEAWLGEITGFAGISLQPNAGSQGEYAGLQVIRRYHDSRGEGHRNICLIPESAHGTNPASAVMCGLKVVPVKCDSQGDIDIEDLQAKAEKHKENLSALMITYPSTHGVFEQGIKDICGIVHSYGGQVYLDGANMNAQVGLCRPGDFGADVCHLNLHKTFCIPHGGGGPGVGPIGVMAHLVPFLPTTDSMSERSPLTPLNKGGMESIGMISAAPWGSASILPISWMYIAMMGSEGLTEATKVAILNANYIAHRLEPHYPILFTGKSGLVAHECIIDLRPLRKTASIEVQDVAKRLIDYGFHAPTMSWPVNGTMMIEPTESESLAELDRFCEAMISIRNEIRAIEDGKMDMEDNLLKNSPHTALSLIASDWSHPYTREEAAYPDGWTKEHKFWSAVGRIDNAWGDRNLVCSCVGMENYQ, encoded by the coding sequence ATGCTCGACTTAGACAATTTCGGTAACAGTTATTCTCAGTCTATGGAGAATGACACCTTGAGTCACGTTCAATCCCCCCTTAGTTTAAGACAAAATAATCAATTCAAAGTCCGTCACATTGGCATCGATTCACCTAGTGCCAAGGTTATGTTAGATGCCCTAAGCTATGATAGTTTAGAAGAATTAATCGATCAAGCTGTTCCCCCCTCCATTCGCCTCAATCAGCCTTTAAAATTACCCTCTGCTAGTTCAGAAAATCAAGCCCTTGCCCAGTTGAAGGAAATAGCCCAACAAAATGAGGTATTCACCAACTATATCGGCATGGGTTACAGTAATTGTATTACCCCCCCAGTTATTCAGCGTAACATCCTCGAAAATCCTAACTGGTACACTGCCTATACTCCCTACCAACCAGAAATCGCCCAAGGAAGGTTAGAGGCGCTGTTAAATTATCAAACCATGATCATTGATTTGACAGGGTTAGAAATTGCTAACGCTTCTTTGTTGGATGAAGGCACAGCCGCCGCAGAAGCCATGACCATGAGTTATGGGGTATGTAAAAATAAATCTAATAAGTTTTTCGTCGATCGCACTTGTCACCCCCAAACCATTGCGGTGATGGAAACTAGAGCCAGATATTTAGATATTGAACTAATTATCGCTGATTTTGCCGATTTTGATTTTAATACTCCCATTTTTGGAGCTTTATTACAATATCCTACTACCCACGGCACCGTTTATGATTATCAAGGGATAATTGATCAAGTTCATCAACAAAAAGGTTTAGTTACCCTCGCCTGTGATTTGATGAGTTTGGCTTTGTTAAAATCCCCCGGAGAATTAAACGCTGATATTGCGGTGGGAAATACCCAACGTTTTGGCGTACCCTTGGGTTATGGTGGCCCTCATGCTGCTTATTTTGCCACTAAGGATCAATATAAAAGACAAGTGCCTGGGCGTATTGTGGGGGTTTCTAAAGATGTCCATGGCAAACCTGCTTTAAGATTGGCACTACAAACCAGAGAGCAACATATTCGCCGTGATAAGGCAACGAGTAATATTTGTACAGCACAGGTATTATTGGCGGTGATTGCTTCTGCTTATGCGGTATATCACGGACAAGAAGGTATCAGAGGTATTGCCACCACTATCCATAATTTAACCAAGGTATTGGGTACAGGGTTAGAAAGGTTAGGGTATGGGTTAAGGAGTCATGCTGTTTTCGACACCGTTACTATTGATTTTGCCGATAATCAGTTGGTTGATGCTATTCGAGAAAAGGCTGAGGCACAACGGATTAATTTCCGCTACGATCAAAATGTTATAGGTATTAGCCTTGATGAAACTACAACTTTGGAAGATGTCCAAAAAATTTGGTCAATTTTTGCCCCTAATGGGAATGTAGATTTTACCGTGAAGGAGTTAAATACTTCTAAGTTTGATTTACCTAGTGGCTTTTTGCGTAAAACTTCTTACCTGACAGAAACGGTATTTAATCAGTATCATTCGGAAACGGAATTATTAAGATATTTACATCGCCTAGAAACCAAGGATTTATCCCTTACTACTTCCATGATTGCCCTAGGTTCTTGTACCATGAAACTAAACGCTACGGCGGAAATGTTACCTGTAACTTGGGCGCAGTTTAACCAAATCCATCCCTTTGCCCCTATTTCTCAGACGAAGGGTTATCAAATCCTTTTTGCCCAATTAGAGGCATGGTTGGGCGAAATAACGGGGTTTGCGGGAATATCTCTCCAGCCCAATGCTGGTTCTCAGGGAGAATATGCAGGGTTGCAGGTGATTCGCAGATACCATGATAGTCGTGGGGAAGGGCATCGTAATATATGCCTTATTCCTGAGTCTGCCCATGGTACTAACCCTGCTAGTGCGGTGATGTGTGGGTTAAAGGTAGTACCTGTGAAGTGTGATAGTCAGGGGGATATTGATATTGAGGATTTACAGGCTAAGGCGGAAAAACATAAGGAAAATCTTTCGGCGTTGATGATTACTTATCCTTCTACCCATGGGGTTTTTGAGCAGGGTATTAAGGACATATGTGGTATTGTCCATAGCTATGGTGGGCAGGTATATCTTGATGGAGCGAATATGAATGCGCAGGTGGGATTATGTCGCCCTGGAGATTTTGGGGCGGATGTGTGTCACCTCAATTTGCATAAAACTTTTTGTATTCCCCATGGTGGCGGTGGCCCTGGGGTGGGGCCTATTGGGGTTATGGCTCATTTGGTACCTTTTTTACCTACTACTGATTCTATGAGTGAAAGATCCCCCCTAACCCCCCTTAATAAGGGGGGGATGGAGTCCATTGGGATGATTTCGGCGGCGCCTTGGGGTAGTGCTAGTATTTTGCCTATTTCTTGGATGTATATTGCCATGATGGGTAGTGAGGGTTTGACGGAGGCTACTAAGGTGGCGATTTTGAATGCAAATTATATTGCCCATCGTTTGGAGCCCCATTATCCGATTCTGTTTACTGGTAAGTCGGGTTTGGTGGCGCATGAGTGTATTATCGATTTGCGTCCGTTGCGTAAAACTGCTTCTATTGAGGTGCAGGATGTGGCAAAACGTCTCATTGATTATGGTTTTCATGCTCCGACTATGTCTTGGCCTGTGAATGGTACGATGATGATTGAACCGACGGAGAGTGAGTCTTTGGCGGAATTAGACCGTTTTTGTGAAGCGATGATCTCTATTCGTAATGAGATAAGGGCGATCGAGGATGGTAAGATGGATATGGAGGATAATCTACTGAAAAATTCTCCCCATACGGCGTTGAGTTTGATTGCTTCTGATTGGAGTCATCCTTATACCCGTGAGGAGGCGGCATACCCTGATGGTTGGACGAAAGAGCATAAGTTTTGGAGTGCTGTGGGGCGTATTGATAATGCTTGGGGCGATCGCAACTTAGTATGTTCTTGTGTAGGTATGGAAAATTATCAGTAA
- a CDS encoding GatB/YqeY domain-containing protein produces the protein MSLKDKIGEDIKTAMKAKDKVRLETVRSIKKVLLEKEVELRAKGKDTLSGDDEMQILVQQAKQRRDSIDQYLKANRPDLAQKEEAELAIIETYLPEQISDEELGEVLDKIITQVGASSPKDMGKVMGLAMKDLKGKADGKKIQELVKAKLAD, from the coding sequence ATGAGTTTAAAAGATAAAATTGGTGAAGATATAAAAACCGCCATGAAAGCGAAAGATAAGGTTCGCCTAGAAACGGTTAGAAGCATTAAAAAGGTATTGTTAGAAAAGGAAGTAGAATTACGAGCAAAAGGTAAAGATACCCTTAGTGGGGATGATGAAATGCAAATTTTAGTCCAACAGGCAAAGCAAAGGCGAGATTCTATCGATCAATATTTAAAGGCAAATCGTCCTGATTTAGCCCAAAAAGAAGAAGCTGAATTAGCCATTATTGAAACCTATTTACCTGAACAAATTTCTGATGAGGAGTTAGGGGAAGTGTTAGATAAGATTATTACTCAAGTGGGTGCGTCTAGCCCCAAGGATATGGGTAAGGTGATGGGTTTAGCCATGAAAGACTTAAAAGGAAAGGCTGATGGTAAAAAAATTCAAGAATTAGTCAAAGCGAAGTTGGCAGATTAG
- a CDS encoding dihydrolipoamide acetyltransferase family protein — protein MIHDIFMPALSSTMTEGKIVSWEKAPGDKIEKGETVVVVESDKADMDVESFYSGYLATILVDAGEEAPVGAAIAYIAETEAEIEEAQKKATSAPSPSHGVSTAKVEEKVEVATPEPTPTAVNKPSGRLIASPRAKKLAKELKVDLNTIAGTGLNGRITAEDVQKVAGKTSTQATVTPVAAVSTPPSTPVITPTLAPVNNLAGETLPLNTLQQAVVRNMMASLQVPTFHVSYDITTDALDALYRQIKPKGVTMTALLAKAVALTLQKHPIVNSSYTDAGIKYNESINVAIAVAMPDGGLITPVLKNADQVDIYSLARSWKDLVARARAKQLQPDEYSTGTFTISNLGMFGVSSFDAILPPGQGSILAVGGARPTVVSDGQGFFGVKNQMSVNITCDHRNIYGADAASFLKDLAQLIESETHSLTL, from the coding sequence ATGATTCACGATATATTTATGCCAGCCCTCAGTTCGACAATGACAGAGGGAAAAATAGTTTCATGGGAAAAAGCTCCTGGAGATAAGATTGAAAAAGGAGAAACCGTCGTTGTAGTAGAATCAGACAAGGCGGATATGGATGTAGAATCTTTTTACTCTGGTTATTTGGCAACTATTTTGGTAGATGCTGGGGAAGAAGCCCCCGTCGGCGCCGCCATTGCCTATATTGCCGAAACAGAAGCCGAAATCGAAGAAGCCCAGAAAAAAGCCACCAGCGCCCCTAGTCCATCCCATGGAGTATCCACGGCCAAAGTAGAAGAAAAAGTTGAAGTAGCAACCCCTGAGCCTACTCCCACCGCTGTAAATAAACCCAGTGGCCGGTTAATTGCTTCTCCCCGTGCCAAAAAATTAGCTAAGGAATTAAAGGTTGATTTAAACACCATTGCGGGTACAGGTTTAAATGGACGCATCACGGCCGAGGATGTGCAAAAAGTAGCAGGAAAAACCTCCACTCAAGCCACCGTTACTCCTGTGGCGGCGGTTAGCACTCCCCCTAGCACTCCCGTTATCACCCCCACTCTGGCCCCTGTTAACAACCTTGCAGGGGAAACTTTACCCCTCAATACTTTACAACAGGCGGTAGTAAGGAATATGATGGCGAGTTTACAAGTGCCTACCTTCCATGTGAGTTATGACATTACCACCGATGCCCTCGATGCCCTTTATCGTCAAATCAAGCCTAAGGGGGTCACTATGACTGCTTTACTGGCTAAGGCGGTAGCTCTTACTTTACAAAAACACCCCATTGTTAATTCTAGCTACACTGATGCTGGTATTAAGTACAATGAAAGTATAAACGTTGCGATCGCCGTTGCTATGCCCGATGGTGGTTTAATTACCCCTGTATTAAAAAATGCTGATCAAGTGGATATTTATTCCCTTGCCCGTAGTTGGAAAGATTTAGTAGCTAGAGCTAGAGCCAAACAATTGCAACCCGATGAGTACAGCACTGGCACATTTACCATTTCTAACCTCGGAATGTTTGGGGTAAGTAGTTTTGATGCGATTTTACCTCCCGGACAGGGTTCTATTTTAGCGGTAGGGGGCGCTCGTCCTACGGTGGTATCTGATGGGCAAGGATTCTTTGGGGTTAAAAATCAGATGAGTGTAAATATCACCTGTGATCATCGTAATATCTACGGTGCTGATGCGGCTTCTTTCCTCAAGGATTTGGCGCAATTAATTGAGTCGGAAACCCATTCTTTAACTCTTTAG
- the pirA gene encoding arginine synthesis PII-interacting regulator PirA → MINNKNTAQQAKQAHRNTLLETLEHRLQVAKANGQTALVNQLEAEKRYYLS, encoded by the coding sequence ATGATTAACAATAAAAATACCGCTCAACAAGCAAAACAAGCCCATCGTAACACCTTACTAGAAACCCTAGAGCATAGATTACAAGTAGCTAAAGCCAACGGACAAACCGCCCTAGTAAACCAACTAGAAGCGGAAAAACGTTACTACTTAAGCTAA
- the glmM gene encoding phosphoglucosamine mutase encodes MVMSFDLAQNSKVAVAVGSEFGLTSLPDKLFGTDGIRGKVGELLTPELALGVGMAAGKVWNQGQSGSRTVIIGQDSRNSSDMLAMAIASGLTAMGLEVWNIGLCPTPCVSYLTRTMGAVGGIMISASHNPPEDNGIKFFGADGTKLDSQRAIAIEKLLKDHNLRGDGHKYGKNIHHHGLTQNYQKFLSQSLPENIDFQGMRIVLDLAWGAAVEIAPQVFQELGAEVITLHHQANGDRINVNCGSTHLESMKQAIKECDAHMGFAFDGDADRVMAVDCQGNKICGDYILYLWGQYLQERGQLPNNLLVGTVMANLGFELAWQKLGGKLLRTPVGDQHVQATMWETGAMLGGEQSGHILCHHHHYSGDGIQTALHLASLTRQRGVSLAELVSQSFKPYPQMLKNVRVEDREKRLHWQECEPVTRAIAQAELAMGNQGRILVRASGTEPLIRVMVEAQNNNLVNHWTDNLVAVVEQHLA; translated from the coding sequence ATGGTTATGTCTTTTGATCTTGCTCAAAATAGCAAGGTAGCCGTGGCTGTGGGTTCAGAATTTGGTCTGACATCGTTACCTGATAAGTTATTCGGCACAGATGGTATTAGGGGTAAGGTGGGAGAGTTACTCACCCCTGAGTTAGCTTTAGGGGTTGGCATGGCTGCTGGAAAAGTGTGGAATCAGGGGCAAAGTGGTTCTAGGACGGTAATTATTGGTCAAGATTCCCGTAATTCCAGTGATATGTTAGCCATGGCGATCGCCTCGGGTTTAACGGCCATGGGGTTGGAGGTGTGGAATATTGGCTTATGTCCTACCCCTTGTGTGTCCTATTTGACGAGAACCATGGGGGCAGTAGGAGGCATCATGATTTCTGCTAGTCATAATCCCCCGGAGGATAATGGAATTAAGTTTTTTGGTGCGGATGGTACTAAATTGGATAGTCAAAGGGCGATCGCCATTGAAAAGTTACTTAAAGACCATAATTTGAGGGGAGATGGTCATAAATATGGTAAAAATATCCATCACCACGGATTAACCCAGAATTATCAAAAATTTTTAAGCCAATCCTTACCAGAAAATATTGATTTTCAAGGAATGCGCATTGTGCTTGATTTAGCTTGGGGAGCGGCGGTGGAAATTGCCCCTCAAGTGTTTCAAGAATTAGGAGCCGAAGTAATTACCCTTCATCATCAGGCTAATGGCGATCGGATCAACGTTAATTGCGGTTCTACTCACCTTGAAAGTATGAAACAGGCCATTAAAGAATGTGATGCCCATATGGGGTTTGCCTTTGATGGGGATGCGGATCGGGTGATGGCGGTGGACTGCCAAGGAAATAAAATATGTGGAGATTATATCCTTTATCTCTGGGGACAATATTTACAAGAGCGAGGACAACTACCCAATAATTTATTGGTAGGCACTGTCATGGCAAACTTAGGATTTGAGTTAGCATGGCAAAAATTAGGGGGTAAACTGTTACGGACTCCCGTGGGCGATCAGCACGTTCAAGCTACTATGTGGGAAACAGGGGCGATGTTGGGGGGAGAACAATCGGGACACATTCTCTGTCATCATCATCATTATTCTGGAGATGGTATCCAAACCGCTCTCCATCTGGCTTCCCTTACCCGTCAAAGGGGAGTGAGTCTGGCGGAGTTAGTGAGCCAGAGTTTTAAGCCCTATCCTCAAATGTTAAAAAATGTCCGGGTAGAAGATCGAGAAAAACGTTTACATTGGCAAGAATGTGAGCCAGTGACAAGGGCGATCGCCCAAGCTGAGTTAGCCATGGGTAATCAAGGTCGTATTCTGGTTCGTGCCTCGGGTACAGAACCTTTAATCAGAGTAATGGTAGAAGCTCAAAATAATAATTTGGTGAATCATTGGACTGATAATTTAGTGGCAGTGGTTGAGCAACATCTAGCATAA